The following proteins are encoded in a genomic region of Sesamum indicum cultivar Zhongzhi No. 13 linkage group LG8, S_indicum_v1.0, whole genome shotgun sequence:
- the LOC105167942 gene encoding lysine-specific demethylase JMJ25 (The sequence of the model RefSeq protein was modified relative to this genomic sequence to represent the inferred CDS: added 35 bases not found in genome assembly): protein MGKMREKDPPPEEFRCKRTDGRQWRCKRRAMDGKTLCDIHYLQGKHRQHKRKVPDSLKLERKVTKKRANKNGENSRRVLKVAKIPLEVEEKSRRRDVSEALDGALKRMKLKRGDLQLELIRVFLKRQVEKKKEKDLKEKDLKENTVGDEMRQLPYGVMAISQSPSSLQNFRQNDGLDVKLGVDSCGNSFIQRHFRSKNIEPLPIGTMQVVPFAENVKRKKIKKCHWCRESKCRCLIKCLTCRKRFFCVDCIKERYLEKQEVKVQCPPCHGTCSCKLCMKQQHKANNHKEYYRGGRKLDRIRLLHYLIYMLLPVLKKINRDHGLELYTESQVTGKEQSEIQIPQTKLKFHTSQCCNKCKTSIVDYHRTCANCSYYLCLGCCQELSQHSLCGSFKLRSCKRRKTYSAGDELLTKQKISRQNSVGLPCRSIISSQNWETCEDGSIPCPSTDIGGCGHSLLHLSSMFPFNWTSDLEVRAEEILCSYHFPETTDVSSCCSLCNNISTHDGEVKPRGVPYRRIGFKGIYLYSPTIKDLHQETLEHFQNHWGRGHPVIVRNVLQRTTSLSWDPIIMFCSYIENKSSGSWNEDGKKDTNVLDWCEVEIDRRQIFMGSLEKRTHASVQQKFLKFKAWLSSCLFQKQFPLHYNEILSSLPLPEYINPVSGILNVGVKLPKEFPKPDLGPCIYFSYGGPEELMHADYLSKLCYESHDKVNILAYATDAPISQEQINKIEKLMKKYRAQERHHGQSFSNSSDQKGKSSLQSEDTGESSLQEIGEKIHLPNGIENVPFYSDEPLKVHKQDVEHGILSDESDSDAEASFHFSGSIEKSEDSDEYFQGEDTESSCSSDDKQGTDSCGAQWDIFPREDVPKLLEYLRRHSNELSSACSHSKHVHPILDQKFFLDAYHKLRLKEEFDIQPWTFEQYTGEAIFIPXXXPAGCPYQIRKIKSCVNVVLDFISPENATRCIQLKDEIRLLPMRHKAKGKVMEVEKMALHGISAAIQDICNLTPLEQDA from the exons ATGGGGAAAATGCGAGAGAAGGATCCGCCGCCGGAGGAGTTTCGGTGCAAGCGAACCGACGGACGTCAATGGAGGTGCAAACGTCGAGCGATGGATGGGAAGACGCTCTGCGATATTCACTATCTTCAGGGGAAACACCGTCAGCACAAGAGGAAAGTTCCGGACTCGCTCAAGCTGGAGAGGAAGGTGACGAAGAAAAGGGCAAATAAGAATGGAGAGAATAGTCGTAGGGTTTTGAAGGTGGCGAAAATACCACTGGAGGTGGAGGAGAAGAGCCGGAGGAGAGATGTCTCGGAGGCGTTGGATGGGGCTCTCAAGAGGATGAAGCTGAAGAGGGGAGACTTGCAGTTGGAATTGATCAGAGTTTTCCTGAAGAGGCAggtggagaagaagaaggagaaagaCTTGAAGGAGAAAGACTTGAAGGAAAATACGGTTGGGGATGAGATGAGACAGTTGCCTTATGGAGTTATGGCTATTTCGCAATCACCTTCAAGTTTGCAGAATTTCCGCCAAAATGATGGTTTGGATGTGAAACTAGGTGTGGATTCCTGTGGTAATTCGTTTATTCAGAGGCATTTTcgatcaaaaaatattgaaccaCTCCCAATTGGTACAATGCAG GTTGTTCCATTTGCGGAGAATGTCAAGAGAAAGAAGATAAAGAAATGCCATTGGTGCAGGGAAAGTAAATGTCGTTGCTTGATTAAGTGTTTGACTTGCAGGAAACGCTTCTTTTGCGTGGATTGTATTAAAGAGAG GTATCTTGAAAAGCAAGAAGTGAAGGTGCAGTGCCCTCCCTGTCATGGAACTTGTAGCTGTAAGCTCTGCATGAAACAGCAACACAAGGCTAACAATCATAAG GAGTATTATAGAGGTGGAAGGAAGCTTGATAGGATACGATTGCTTCACTATCTAATCTACATGCTTCTTCCCGTGCTGAAAAAGATAAACCGTGATCATGGCCTCGAACTTTATACAGAATCTCAGGTAACAG gaaaagaacaaTCTGAAATCCAGATTCCACAgactaaattgaaatttcataCATCACAATGCTG CAATAAATGCAAAACTTCAATTGTGGACTACCATAGGACCTGTGCAAACTGCTCGTATTATCTTTGCTTAGGTTGTTGCCAGGAGCTTTCTCAACATAGCTTATGTGGAAGTTTTAAGCTCAGAAGTTGCAAGAGAAGGAAAACCTATTCAGCTGGTGATGAGCTACTAACAAAGCAGAAAATTTCAAGGCAAAATTCTGTTGGGCTACCTTGTCGGTCCATTATCTCCTCACAAAACTGGGAAACTTGTGAAGATGGCAGTATCCCTTGCCCATCAACAGATATTGGAGGTTGTGGTCATAGCCTGCTTCATTTAAGCAGTATGTTTCCATTTAACTGGACTAGTGACCTGGAAGTTAGAGCTGAAGAAATATTGTGCAGCTATCACTTTCCAGAAACTACAGATGTTTCTTCATGCTGCTCTCTGTGCAACAATATCAGCACTCATGATGGTGAAGTTAAGCCTCGGGGAGTTCCGTATAGGAGAATAGGTTTCAAAGGAATCTATCTGTATTCACCTACTATAAAGGATCTTCATCAGGAAACTCTAGAGCATTTCCAGAATCACTGGGGTAGGGGCCACCCTGTAATAGTCAGAAATGTGCTTCAGCGCACCACGAGTTTGTCCTGGGATCCTATTATCATGTTTTGCTCatatattgagaataaaaGCTCTGGATCCTGGAATGAAGATGGCAAGAAAGATACAAATGTCTTGGATTGGTGTGAG GTAGAAATTGACCGGAGGCAAATATTCATGGGGTCGCTAGAGAAGAGAACACATGCAAGCGTGCaacaaaaatttctaaaattcaaGGCCTGGCTTTCTTCCTGTTTATTTCAAAAGCAGTTTCCTCTCCATTATAATGAGATCTTAAGTTCTTTACCACTTCCAGAGTACATCAATCCAGTATCTGGCATTCTGAATGTGGGTGTGAAGTTGCCGAAGGAATTTCCAAAGCCTGATTTAGGTCCCTGTATCTATTTCTCATATGGCGGTCCGGAGGAACTTATGCATGCTGATTATTTGTCAAAACTGTGTTATGAATCACATGATAAG GTTAATATTCTCGCTTATGCGACAGATGCACCAATTTCACAAGAGcagattaataaaattgaaaagttaaTGAAGAAGTACAGGGCTCAAGAGCGCCATCATGGGCAGTCATTTAGTAATTCTAGTGATCAGAAAGGCAAATCATCTTTGCAGAGTGAAGACACTGGTGAATCAAGCTTGCAGGAAATTGGAGAAAAGATACACCTGCCCAATGGAATTGAAAATGTACCGTTTTACTCCGATGAACCCCTTAAAGTTCACAAACAGGATGTTGAACATGGGATTTTATCGGATGAAAGTGACTCTGATGCTGAGGCGTCATTTCATTTCAGTGGAAGTATTGAAAAGTCTGAAGATTCTGATGAGTATTTTCAAGGGGAGGATACAGAAAGCTCTTGTTCCAGTGACGATAAGCAAGGGACGGATTCTTGTGGTGCCCAGTGGGACATTTTTCCCAGAGAAGATGTACCTAAACTTCTCGAATACCTTAGGAGACACTCTAATGAGCTCAGCTCTGCCTGCAGCCACTCAAAGCAt GTTCATCCCATTCTTGATCAGAAGTTTTTCCTTGATGCATATCACAAATTGAGACTTAAAGAGGAGTTTG ATATTCAACCATGGACTTTTGAGCAATATACTGGGGAAGCTATCTT aaatcagaaaaattaag TCTTGCGTCAATGTTGTTTTGGACTTCATCTCACCAGAAAATGCTACTCGCTGCATCCAATTGAAAGATGAAATTCGTCTTCTTCCTATGCGACACAAAGCCAAAGGAAAAGTGATGGAG GTGGAGAAAATGGCTCTCCACGGTATCAGTGCAGCAATTCAAGATATATGCAACCTCACGCCTTTGGAGCAG GATGCATGA
- the LOC105167943 gene encoding equilibrative nucleotide transporter 3 isoform X1: protein MNNEDSSAASPPIRLEGKSQAIVVCFFLGLGSLVSWNSMLTIGDYYYQLFPDYHPSRVLTLVYQPFALGTIAILAYNEAKIDTRKRNLFGYILFFLSTFGLLLIDLGTSGKGGIANYIGICVFVAAFGVADAHVQGGMVGDLSFMSPEFMQSFFAGLAASGALTSGLRLITKAAFDKLDNGLRKGVMLFLAISTFFEFLCILLYAFVFGRLPIVKYFRKKAASEGSKTVKADLAAAGVQKTESSAPLLSSQDGDAKHERLSNKQLLRQNIDYALNLYLIYVLTLSIFPGFLYENTGHHQLGSWYAVVLIAMYNVWDLISRYIPLIECIRLESRKGLMISCLARFLLIPCFYFTAKYGDQGWMIMLVSFLGLSNGYLTVCVLTAAPKGYKAPEQNALGNLLVMFLLAGIFSGVALDWLWIIGNGTF, encoded by the exons ATGAATAACGAAGATTCAAGCGCAGCCTCACCTCCCATCAGGCTTGAG GGGAAGTCTCAGGCAATTGtggtttgtttttttcttgggcTTGGATCTCTTGTCTCATGGAATAGTATGCTGACAATTGGAGATTACTACTATCAGTTGTTCCCG GACTACCATCCTTCTAGGGTGCTTACCCTTGTTTATCAACCGTTTGCACTTGGAACAATAGCAATACTTGCTTATAACGAAGCAAAGATTGATACAAGGAAGCgaaatttgtttggatatatccttttcttcttaaGCACATTTGGCCTTCTACTT ATAGATCTTGGCACGTCTGGGAAAGGTGGGATCGCAAATTATATTGgcatttgtgtttttgttGCTGCTTTTGGAGTTGCAGATGCCCATGTTCAAGGTGGAATGGTTGGAGATTTGTCTTTCATGAGTCCTGAATTCATGCAA TCATTCTTTGCTGGCTTGGCTGCATCAGGAGCTCTGACTTCTGGCTTGAGGTTGATAACCAAAGCAGCTTTTGATAAACTTGATAATGGTCTTCGCAAGGGAGTTA TGTTATTCCTTGCCATATCGACATTCTTTGAGTTCTTATGCATTCTCCTATATGCATTTGTCTTTGGGAGACTGCCCATCGTGAAGTACTTCCGAAAGAAAGCAGCCTCAGAAGGGTCAAAGACAGTTAAAGCTGATCTGGCTGCTGCTGGTGTCCAGAAAACAGAGAGCAGCGCA CCTTTGTTATCATCACAGGATGGCGATGCCAAGCACGAGCGATTGAGCAACAAGCAGCTGTTACGTCAGAATATTGATTATGCATTGAACCTTTACTTGATATATGTACTCACTCTATCAATTTTCCCTGGATTCTTGTACGAAAACACCGGTCATCACCAACTGGGTTCTTG GTATGCAGTCGTCCTGATAGCAATGTACAACGTGTGGGATCTCATATCAAGATACATTCCTCTTATTGAATGCATTAGACTGGAATCTCGAAAGGGTCTCATGATTTCATGTTTGGCACGTTTCTTGCTCATTCCTTGTTTCTACTTCACGGCCAAGTATGGAGACCAGGGATGGATGATAATGCTAGTTTCGTTTCTAGGCTTATCAAATGGCTATCTTACCGTCTGTGTGCTCACAGCAGCTCCCAAGGGCTACAAG GCACCGGAGCAGAACGCATTGGGTAATTTGCTAGTCATGTTTCTTCTTGCCGGCATATTTTCAGGAGTCGCTCTTGACTGGTTGTGGATCATTGGGAACGGGACATTTTAA
- the LOC105167943 gene encoding equilibrative nucleotide transporter 3 isoform X2, whose translation MNNEDSSAASPPIRLEGKSQAIVVCFFLGLGSLVSWNSMLTIGDYYYQLFPDYHPSRVLTLVYQPFALGTIAILAYNEAKIDTRKRNLFGYILFFLSTFGLLLIDLGTSGKGGIANYIGICVFVAAFGVADAHVQGGMVGDLSFMSPEFMQSFFAGLAASGALTSGLRLITKAAFDKLDNGLRKGVMLFLAISTFFEFLCILLYAFVFGRLPIVKYFRKKAASEGSKTVKADLAAAGVQKTESSADGDAKHERLSNKQLLRQNIDYALNLYLIYVLTLSIFPGFLYENTGHHQLGSWYAVVLIAMYNVWDLISRYIPLIECIRLESRKGLMISCLARFLLIPCFYFTAKYGDQGWMIMLVSFLGLSNGYLTVCVLTAAPKGYKAPEQNALGNLLVMFLLAGIFSGVALDWLWIIGNGTF comes from the exons ATGAATAACGAAGATTCAAGCGCAGCCTCACCTCCCATCAGGCTTGAG GGGAAGTCTCAGGCAATTGtggtttgtttttttcttgggcTTGGATCTCTTGTCTCATGGAATAGTATGCTGACAATTGGAGATTACTACTATCAGTTGTTCCCG GACTACCATCCTTCTAGGGTGCTTACCCTTGTTTATCAACCGTTTGCACTTGGAACAATAGCAATACTTGCTTATAACGAAGCAAAGATTGATACAAGGAAGCgaaatttgtttggatatatccttttcttcttaaGCACATTTGGCCTTCTACTT ATAGATCTTGGCACGTCTGGGAAAGGTGGGATCGCAAATTATATTGgcatttgtgtttttgttGCTGCTTTTGGAGTTGCAGATGCCCATGTTCAAGGTGGAATGGTTGGAGATTTGTCTTTCATGAGTCCTGAATTCATGCAA TCATTCTTTGCTGGCTTGGCTGCATCAGGAGCTCTGACTTCTGGCTTGAGGTTGATAACCAAAGCAGCTTTTGATAAACTTGATAATGGTCTTCGCAAGGGAGTTA TGTTATTCCTTGCCATATCGACATTCTTTGAGTTCTTATGCATTCTCCTATATGCATTTGTCTTTGGGAGACTGCCCATCGTGAAGTACTTCCGAAAGAAAGCAGCCTCAGAAGGGTCAAAGACAGTTAAAGCTGATCTGGCTGCTGCTGGTGTCCAGAAAACAGAGAGCAGCGCA GATGGCGATGCCAAGCACGAGCGATTGAGCAACAAGCAGCTGTTACGTCAGAATATTGATTATGCATTGAACCTTTACTTGATATATGTACTCACTCTATCAATTTTCCCTGGATTCTTGTACGAAAACACCGGTCATCACCAACTGGGTTCTTG GTATGCAGTCGTCCTGATAGCAATGTACAACGTGTGGGATCTCATATCAAGATACATTCCTCTTATTGAATGCATTAGACTGGAATCTCGAAAGGGTCTCATGATTTCATGTTTGGCACGTTTCTTGCTCATTCCTTGTTTCTACTTCACGGCCAAGTATGGAGACCAGGGATGGATGATAATGCTAGTTTCGTTTCTAGGCTTATCAAATGGCTATCTTACCGTCTGTGTGCTCACAGCAGCTCCCAAGGGCTACAAG GCACCGGAGCAGAACGCATTGGGTAATTTGCTAGTCATGTTTCTTCTTGCCGGCATATTTTCAGGAGTCGCTCTTGACTGGTTGTGGATCATTGGGAACGGGACATTTTAA
- the LOC105167945 gene encoding uncharacterized protein LOC105167945 yields the protein MASHLPVNDPDSGLPDSVASTPRSDHHHLLHEDSTASALQARIRFMCSFGGKILPRPHDNQLRYVGGDTRIVAVHRHTTFAALLSKLSKLAGTTNINIKYQLPNEDLDALITVTADEDVENMMEEYDRLSQGQKSARLRLFLFPADSNDSRATSINSLLDGSAKRENWFVDALNGGQGSGPVLERGRSEVSSIVSEVPDYLFGLDNSDDVSKETTKIRNKNLLNDNISMSDPGSPAPAVSSPFCSTSSSLAPPVIPDLPPVKTKPVNTVQFVENKESEMVNEKMVSQPIGFPGGAMWHYPNPAMQPVPAVYYVPGSHVQAGNASVQPVPIRAQFVQPYPVAQGQVPMGFPGVNQVYGAGVRPYDMPARIITDNASQAMYYGARNMAVVPGSYPGMVVSGGEEVQGSGADAMSGRVSQGGS from the coding sequence ATGGCCTCACACCTTCCAGTCAACGACCCGGACTCCGGCCTCCCCGACTCCGTCGCCTCCACTCCACGCTCCGACCACCACCATCTCCTCCATGAAGACAGCACCGCCTCTGCTCTGCAAGCGCGAATCCGTTTTATGTGCAGCTTCGGTGGCAAAATCCTCCCCCGCCCACATGACAACCAGCTCCGCTACGTCGGTGGCGACACCCGTATCGTCGCCGTTCACCGCCACACCACCTTCGCCGCTCTACTGTCCAAACTCTCCAAGCTCGCAGGTACCACCAATATCAACATAAAGTACCAGCTTCCAAACGAGGACCTGGACGCACTCATCACTGTCACGGCTGATGAAGACGTTGAAAACATGATGGAAGAATACGATCGGCTGAGTCAGGGCCAGAAATCGGCTCGGCTCAGGCTCTTTCTTTTCCCCGCTGATAGTAATGATTCCAGGGCTACCAGTATTAATTCACTCCTTGATGGCTCGGCTAAGCGCGAGAACTGGTTTGTGGACGCTCTCAACGGTGGACAGGGCTCCGGACCGGTTCTTGAGCGCGGCAGGTCTGAGGTGTCGTCTATTGTGTCTGAAGTGCCGGATTATTTGTTCGGGTTGGATAATTCGGATGATGTTTCGAAAGAAACCACCAAGATCAGAAACAAAAACCTTTTGAACGACAACATATCAATGTCCGACCCGGGTTCACCCGCTCCAGCTGTTTCTTCACCGTTCTGCTCCACGTCATCATCGCTTGCCCCACCTGTAATTCCGGATCTTCCGCCGGTGAAAACCAAACCCGTAAACACGGTTCAATTTGTGGAAAACAAGGAAAGTGAAATGGTAAACGAGAAAATGGTCTCTCAACCGATCGGGTTTCCGGGTGGTGCAATGTGGCATTACCCAAATCCAGCTATGCAGCCCGTTCCTGCAGTATATTACGTGCCTGGAAGTCATGTTCAAGCCGGGAACGCTTCCGTTCAACCGGTTCCTATTCGGGCACAGTTCGTCCAACCATACCCGGTAGCACAGGGTCAAGTACCCATGGGGTTTCCAGGCGTGAATCAAGTATATGGAGCAGGTGTGAGGCCCTACGATATGCCTGCTCGAATCATCACCGACAATGCAAGTCAGGCAATGTACTATGGGGCAAGAAACATGGCCGTTGTACCTGGTTCTTACCCGGGAATGGTGGTTTCGGGTGGGGAAGAAGTGCAGGGATCCGGTGCAGATGCGATGTCGGGTCGGGTCTCCCAAGGAGGATCTTGA